A region from the Arachis ipaensis cultivar K30076 chromosome B01, Araip1.1, whole genome shotgun sequence genome encodes:
- the LOC107617968 gene encoding uncharacterized protein LOC107617968: MRARAREQRVRGGHRRNVATAAAIAFVEEGVRRRERERRFTDEMEREDEDVTRERRRLFRRALSSLLGSIEATAAARACHAPVLTFGFDFFASRGLGPNDVAAAITRKMSQLNPNSSRCGNCGGGDYDVSVVIDSGSSCAQTEGSEAQCPLKCGKVIFGGKLSDEDFDEMLKRCLGNVGGGGKGYSVVVFNGDKEEGEVRAVVGKYRHAWVLGHVSEDEAASRTAEIFARLFMSGGSEGNSIRSEFMPVGADGRFSLLNSEPQDWIYDWGFHEIDKTLLHPVIQALQPIANITVESQVLYYTPKSSFSYWDDIHGSHIFSTKDLPFFLNSNEWHLDTSVAAGGRSKVLQLVVYIPSAKECPLQLELPNRDLSKTNGFISPMWGGVVVWNPESCVKDLESKDPDRRVISPQIENIMLFVYAGIHTYHKFSF, encoded by the exons ATGAGAGCACGAGCGAGAGAACAGAGAGTGAGAGGGGGTCACCGCCGCAATGTCGCTACAGCCGCTGCCATCGCCTTCGTGGAGGAGGGAGtccggaggagagagagagaaagacgaTTCACAGACGAGATGGAGAGAGAGGACGAAGACGTGACGCGAGAGAGAAGGAGGCTGTTCCGTCGTGCACTGTCATCGCTCCTGGGGTCAATTGAAGCCACCGCCGCTGCTAGGGCTTGCCATGCTCCTGTTCTCACTTTCGGCTTTGACTTCTTTGCTTCTCGCGGCCTCGGTCCAAACGACGTCGCAGCAGCAATTACCCGCAAGATGTCCCAACTGAACCCTAACTCCTCGCGATGCGGCAATTGCGGCGGCGGTGACTACGACGTCTCTGTGGTCATCGATTCGGGCTCCAGTTGCGCGCAGACGGAGGGTTCGGAAGCTCAGTGTCCGTTGAAGTGTGGTAAAGTTATTTTTGGCGGGAAGTTGAGTGACGAAGATTTTGATGAGATGCTGAAGCGTTGTTTGGGGAATGTAGGCGGTGGAGGGAAGGGTTATAGTGTTGTGGTTTTTAATGGGGACAAGGAGGAAGGGGAAGTGAGGGCTGTGGTGGGTAAGTACCGGCATGCGTGGGTACTCGGCCACGTTTCAGAGGATGAGGCGGCTTCAAGAACAGCTGAGATCTTTGCCAGGTTGTTTATGAGTGGCGGGAGTGAAGGGAATTCGATTCGCAGTGAGTTCATGCCGGTTGGTGCTGATGGCAGGTTCAGTTTGCTCAATTCAGAGCCACAAGATTGGATATATGATTG GGGTTTTCATGAAATTGACAAGACTCTGTTGCATCCTGTGATCCAAGCTTTGCAACCTATAGCAAACATAACGGTTGAAAGCCAG GTTTTATACTACACGCCAAAGTCTTCTTTTTCGTACTGGGATGATATACACGGAAGCCACATATTCAGTACCAAAGATCTTCCTTTCTTT CTTAATTCAAATGAGTGGCATCTAGATACTTCAGTTGCAGCGGGAGGGAGATCTAAAGTATTGCAACTTGTGGT GTATATACCATCTGCAAAGGAATGTCCTCTGCAATTGGAGCTTCCAAATAGAGATCTCTCCAAGACTAATGGCTTTATATCTCCT ATGTGGGGTGGTGTTGTTGTATGGAATCCCGAAAGTTGTGTAAAGGATTTGGAGAGTAAAGATCCAGACAGACGTGTGATTTCTCCCCAG aTAGAGAATATTATGCTATTTGTTTATGCTGGTATACATACATATCATAAGTTCAGTTTCTGA